Part of the Mytilus trossulus isolate FHL-02 chromosome 2, PNRI_Mtr1.1.1.hap1, whole genome shotgun sequence genome is shown below.
tatttaaacgCTTCTTTATTTAACTGCTAAGCTCATCAATTCccgtttttattctattttcaatgttgacgTCAGTGTCAGATTTACTATATATTACACCATATGActaaaaacaactgtcatacagcTGAGATTTTCAGATAGCTGTATACCAGGTTTAACAACCAATTTTTGccagaaaatacctgtaccaatttaaaaatatgacaatttgtttttcttgttcgTTTATTGATAAAGCGTGATTTTGTCAGTTTCCATTATACATGTGCTTTCAAAAACGGTATTTTTGTCATTCCTTTTTAGACATAACTCTGTGTTTAATATCTAAATGTTTTTATGGTGAAAACTTGTTGAGTAGATATATTTTTCCTCAAAATATCACATATTATATATGGGCAGGATTGGACTAATTGACCTCACATGTACATCGGATAGATTACTTACCCTAAACCACTGATTGATCTGGACTGTATGGCAAATATTTTCTGCTTGAATCTCATACTGCGCTTTCTCCCAAGCTTTCTTTCTATTTGATGCCTTTCTCTCTAATGCACATTCTATAACAATTGCGTATTCGTCCCAGGAAATTGCTTTTGCTAGTGCAAAGAACTCGATTTTTCGTTCTTTATTCAAAGCTTTTTTGATCTCCTTACAAACGCCGATCATATCCGTATCCACCTTTTTCTTTGTTACACCTGTATATCTGCAAAACAGACAAATAAGGAACGTTTTCAAAGTTTTATGAGTATAacgtataaattaataaatagatGGATTGATGAATGAAAAGATTGATGGCTGTTTGATATCCAGTGGCAAATAAATGCATAACATGTTAATGAGATATAAATATGAACACAGCTTTGTTAATTACTTCTTACAATTTCTTACCTCTCTGGGGAATTTAaagttatatatgttattgcCTCTCATTTGTCAGAGACATTGAAACAAAACACtctttgtgtttatttttgttacttcgttttttgattgagttaagtcattccaattgatattttatagtgtgtctttctacgTTGTGATGTTAAACtactgtttcagaaaagggagaaggtttgtaccattaaaacgtttagtcccgctgcaattgtttacACCTGTTCGAAGTCATGAATCTGATATTcagtgttttataaagattctACTCTGTAGTATGattgataataattttagattaagcttattcaaataattgttgaGTTTACAAGTATCTGTGATGAGTATTTAAAGTAAACCTACATAGAGAAGTGTGTGATTTTGAAAGAAGCACTTCTATGTCGACTATCTCTTTGAGCAGCAATAATTTTCCAATCTTTTATTTCCTCTGGATATTCTTTTGACGACGTTAATATTACTATTTCATTGTCGTCGTTTATCATCGAATGCGTTGGTAACTTTATGTCGATTGGTTTTTTAGGTTGTTGATGGTTACTCATGGAAATTTCAATGATATTTGTAACTAGTGTCACTTCCTTGTTCGGATCTGTAACTGcaatatttacatcttttgtcTCCAAAACCTGTACAAAGGTAAtcgaatttgaatttgaaacaaTAGATCTCAAAATAATTGTCTATCTTTATGCATAAATGTATGTTGTGTTGAGTTGAAATGTTAATCCGagtttgttttctctcaatcgattatgactttcgaacagcagtatactactgtcgcctttatttatatatcttaacaTCAAATTGAACAAGAACTCTGACCTGACAGGTAAAGTCTCTATTGCACATTTATATGTGAGATTCAGTTAAAATCCTTAATACTGATACATACATAGCAACTCCAATTGATTGAgtgtcatttgtttttctttatagaaCACAATGACTTAATTCAGGATGTGATTtcgaaaagttttttttaatatcttttattgaaaatcacGCAGACACAAATAATCTGAAGAAACATAATTTTACCAAAACTAAATTACTATCACTCTATACATCAATAGATACAAAAAAGACGCTTCTAAACATTTGCGAatgtttaaatacaatatttagcAGTAAGAAGCAATACATTACAACAGTCTTTTAATTGCTGCacaattataaaatatcttacaTTAAACAGAAGATGTCCGGGAGAATCAAAAGTGTCCTTGGGTATATCTAATTCAGCACCTGGTTCCATCTTCGGTTGAATGATCACCGACTCATGCAAGATGGTGAATACCTCTGGTTGTACAACGGTAacaaacataaatgaaataacTGCACCATGTTTGATGTTGACAGTTACAGTAACATCGGTGTGCTGCAACGACCAAAAACCTAATCAATGATTATTACTAACAAAGTTTTCTTACAGCAGTAACAAGGAATAGTGCAATAAACCGTTATAGCACTTAATTTTtcagatgcgcatttcaacaTGAATATCTCTTCATTGATGCTCgaagttaaagttttttttgaaaatccCACACTTTAAACAAAACCTACGAACAGCCTAttaaataaaaaggacaaaaaatatAGTTAATGTCGTACAAGCTCGTTTTCGATATCGGTTTTATCAACCAAAGTTTAGTATCACCAGTAGAATAAAGAACACTATAATTTAGATGTTTAAGTCCGTTAGGTTGACCGATGTTCAAGATGGCTTATACATTCATTATCATGTTCACTCCTATAGTATATCAGACTCATTTGTAAGGTTAAGGCATGTACATTGTTATcgacttttttcaatattatttttgtcaatctaTTGTCACATCGTTGTCAACATTATGGAATTTggtgcgactgtcatacaagtgagaattttacctagctataaaaccagtttcaatcaaccattttctacagtggaaaatgtctgtaccaaggcAAGGATATGGCAGTTTTTATAGATTCGTTTGACGCATTTGAGACTTTTTGTTACGAATcttcctcgaagttcagtattttcgtAATATTTTAGTTgtatgaaaagttttaattttataatatgggTAAAATTAACTTTGATTTCAGTTGTTTAACTGAATGTCATTTGAGTGAAAAAAGAGCATCCAAAAAGTGTACATCACGACACGAACTattctcaataaaaaaaaattagaaatatactCTCCAAGAGGTGTTCGtaataaaaaagtcaaataaatccAATGATCAAAATGAGCATCAGATGCAGTAGGtttgtattataatatatatatactggaGATATAGCAGTTGTCGAAAAATACATATGATGCATCAAAATTGCTACTTTATATAACCTTAGAAAACATTGCAGGTGATGCATGACTAGCATGCAGTATTCTCGTGTCTTTATTAGATGTTGAGACCTCTTTTACtaatatgtttgtttgtctAGCTTGAAAATTACTTTACCTTCACTCTTATCCTTGTTGTCTTATTCATATATGTATAAAGCAAATTTAAATGATCTGAATTGTAACTGCTTTTATATACTATGTAAGAAGGTAACTGTGAACCGATATATTGACTAGTACacttaagaaaataattttccttATAAACCACAACTTTAACATACGTTTTTCCTTTTAAACCGAGTAGAGCTGTCGATATGTGCTACATTTCCATCAGGAGAAATGGCTTTCAATGTTTCGTTGCGCCTTGGAACTCCATTAAGCTTTAGTTTCAAAGTGACTGTATTACCAGAAAACCCCCATGTTTTACATTCGAATATATCACTGAACAACTCTTCGCCTTCACTGATATACTGACGGATATTCGTGTATTCTACATGAATTTTGGAACAGTAGATGAAGTATGGTAGATGTTGGAAATTCTGTGACAGAAGTGTCGCTCCTAATTTCTTCATATCCGTATCATTTTCAGCTTCAATGTGTTTAACAGCGAATTTTATGCCACtaagaagcaaaaaaaaaaaaaaatatatttttgagttttggataatataaaaaaagatgtggtataattgccaatccgacaactctccaaaagataccaaatgacacagaaagtaTCAATTAAAGGTCACCCAACGATCTTCTACAATGTGCAAAACCCATaatgcatagtcagctacaaaagccCCCGAAATGTATACCAATTAAAGAATATGCATTTACAATGTCATGTTttcatgaaaagtaaaataaaaagaatttttacatcataaaaaatacatcatttattTGTTGGTGATGCTGCAGGTAAGATTGTTTGTCTTACTACAGAGCTGTACAACGGTTATGTTACATTTCTGGTCAAGGTACAGAAAATTGGTCGTATCGAAGTTTTCGAATTTTTTGCATACGATTTTGGCTCATTGAACTTTAACTGAAAATCGACAATAATGCATTACATTGTACTTGCTTTTATGTGGAAGATGAATGTTAATATAGAAAGTAAATTAACATTAAACAAGAATTTGTTCTcgtttaaaacaaatttctttttaaaaaaatatatatataaagaatgataaaacatcatttgtACCCATGCTTATAACCAGCAACACGACAGTTTTGCCTCTTGAATGTCTCAACAATGTCTTGATCTCTCATTTTCTTTGACTGTATTGTTTCTTCTAACCATTGCTggtagaatttgaaaaaaagatataaattataatgcaGTTTTTATTTGCGACGCAATACCCCCTTACTGGTACCTACCAAGAGGTTTATGAAAATCATACCAGTGTGAAATATGGTGTCAAAATATTACCTTCCTTTATAAAAACGTAAGCAACACGTTTAACAATTGCGTGCGAatcgcttttctggatttaccttcatcaggtaCGTGCAAAgctaaacatttgaaattcgaagatgtataagtaccgaaaacGTTAAAGaggtatatgtaaaaaaaaacctaaaataaatagccaaaatCCATTTAAATCCAACGTTGCCTGAGGgtgttgaaaccttagtttcttattaattataaagttaaaaatttacggacaattttagtaaagtttgtttaatcatgtcagtaccaaggtattgactactgagctgataaTACCCTCGAGGACTGATAGTCCATCAGCACAgatatcgacccagtggtgtaaaaaagtgtttaaataacaaaaagaatcgATTGATGTGCAGCAAATATGAACACTTTACAGATTAAGTTCAAACGAACATTATCCCTGTGTAcatcaaaaatacattttaacggAAAACCtacttgtttaatatttatctttaattttttaactCACAATTTTTTTATCGTTGTATGCAAGAAAGGACGCCACTATGATATTGAATTTCACCTGTCAAAATCAGTCGGgctttctcatttttttttgtatattttaggaAATTGTAACATGCTAAGGACTATGTGTCTCACTCTAGAAATAGTTGTTTAATGCAGTTATTTCGATTAACTAGGGGGCATTAATTATGTGTTTGCAATTACATTTctaatacatgtaacaaaataaattgttattaaagtgagagggttagcgctatagaacaaggtttaatccaccattttctacctttgaaaatgcctataccaagtcaggaatatgacagttcttgtccattcgtttttgatgcgttttgtcatttgattttgccatgtgattttggactttccaaattgattttcctctgagttcagtatttttgtgattttactttttgtttgtaaGAGGAGTTACGTTTCTTAATTAAACTCTCATCGTTTTTGCTACTGATACTACGAAAGTTAATTTCTCATTTGAGTATACATAGGTGTTTTACACATAAACGCACtatacatttatattcaataaGATATTGCTTTTCAAATTTCTCTTATATCTCAATTACTTTGTTATTATATCTTCAAACACCTATGCAACTTTGAAACGTTACATAGGTGTTTGACATGGAGTTAAGGTTGTTCCATGttcatttagaaatataaaaaataaagtcacaAAAATTCAATCCGTTTACTAATACCCAAACTACATCATTGTCCTAACAAATACCACTTAACAAAAATcaccatttcatttaaaatgcaGTTTATTCTTACCCAGTCTTGCATGACAAGATCTGCTCCAAATAGACACAAAGCATCGATAACCTTCACATGCTTTTTCATGACAGCTAGCTCCAACGGAGTCTGACCTtgctaaaatatttataaatcagtgGGTTAGTTATATTGTAATCATAAATGCAATAAAGGGACAATTGATTAAAAGACCATTAGTAACATTTAATTCAAAtctcataaatataaaattaattgttatcTGTACAATTCAATTGATCACGgagttcatataaaaaagaagatgtggtatgattgtcaatgagacaactatcctcaaaagaccaaaatgacacagacattaacaactataggtcaccgtacggccttcaacaatgaacacatcccataccgtatagtcagctataaaaagccccgataagacattgtaaaacaattcaaaggagaaaactaacggaaaaataaacgaaaaacaaatatgtaacacataaacaaacgataaccactgaataacaggctcctgacttgggacaagcacatacataaataatgtggcggggttaaatagGTTAGCGGGGTCCCAatcctccccctaacctgggacagtggtataacattacaacataagaacgaaccataaaaatcagttgaaaaagtcttaactcattagatggacaaaaatacaagtggacgtggccgggtacttatacaccccgacacaaaaagacacaatgaacagatctgagagtactcgcagttatctttgtaattttgtgatttcactttttagaAGTAAAATTCATACCAAGTTTAATGCATTAACATTTGCGTCATTTGCCACC
Proteins encoded:
- the LOC134706513 gene encoding uncharacterized protein LOC134706513 isoform X1, encoding MADQIKVFTSFNKSLDIQTQTNKSTKAIDSEETKVNRRYSKFTAKVFPAKTTKGKNVSGLRVILHNTLTPKDGTGIELLFAVKNKMKTEALKLIDNGADIHCLDQTKCNVIHYAALAGYDDLILQCLSKGTSVHIRDCNGDTVLHKAARSGNETTIVALVANDANVNALNLQGQTPLELAVMKKHVKVIDALCLFGADLVMQDWQWLEETIQSKKMRDQDIVETFKRQNCRVAGYKHGGIKFAVKHIEAENDTDMKKLGATLLSQNFQHLPYFIYCSKIHVEYTNIRQYISEGEELFSDIFECKTWGFSGNTVTLKLKLNGVPRRNETLKAISPDGNVAHIDSSTRFKRKNHTDVTVTVNIKHGAVISFMFVTVVQPEVFTILHESVIIQPKMEPGAELDIPKDTFDSPGHLLFNVLETKDVNIAVTDPNKEVTLVTNIIEISMSNHQQPKKPIDIKLPTHSMINDDNEIVILTSSKEYPEEIKDWKIIAAQRDSRHRSASFKITHFSIYTGVTKKKVDTDMIGVCKEIKKALNKERKIEFFALAKAISWDEYAIVIECALERKASNRKKAWEKAQYEIQAENICHTVQINQWFRITFSGNINIIGSEKSDTQRLMFHPNRDNYQTFKTEISNRINPPIGRIQIELIEEKEQEPIIVLNSVNCCITKETVIPQDPITTYTNLTSFSVNLQSPSAVNEDNQPKNTQHLIDNDCTINVLKISSLMQLANKLNKDEAQQLAIQLKVSPTDVVAISKELPKIDDLLHAVFWKWRGRRPYSSQINTLIAALLRIEKEIEAEEVRMAQKDDREINFSW
- the LOC134706513 gene encoding uncharacterized protein LOC134706513 isoform X2 — translated: MADQIKVFTSFNKSLDIQTQTNKSTKAIDSEETKVNRRYSKFTAKVFPAKTTKGKNVSGLRVILHNTLTPKDGTGIELLFAVKNKMKTEALKLIDNGADIHCLDQTKCNVIHYAALAGYDDLILQCLSKGTSVHIRDCQGQTPLELAVMKKHVKVIDALCLFGADLVMQDWQWLEETIQSKKMRDQDIVETFKRQNCRVAGYKHGGIKFAVKHIEAENDTDMKKLGATLLSQNFQHLPYFIYCSKIHVEYTNIRQYISEGEELFSDIFECKTWGFSGNTVTLKLKLNGVPRRNETLKAISPDGNVAHIDSSTRFKRKNHTDVTVTVNIKHGAVISFMFVTVVQPEVFTILHESVIIQPKMEPGAELDIPKDTFDSPGHLLFNVLETKDVNIAVTDPNKEVTLVTNIIEISMSNHQQPKKPIDIKLPTHSMINDDNEIVILTSSKEYPEEIKDWKIIAAQRDSRHRSASFKITHFSIYTGVTKKKVDTDMIGVCKEIKKALNKERKIEFFALAKAISWDEYAIVIECALERKASNRKKAWEKAQYEIQAENICHTVQINQWFRITFSGNINIIGSEKSDTQRLMFHPNRDNYQTFKTEISNRINPPIGRIQIELIEEKEQEPIIVLNSVNCCITKETVIPQDPITTYTNLTSFSVNLQSPSAVNEDNQPKNTQHLIDNDCTINVLKISSLMQLANKLNKDEAQQLAIQLKVSPTDVVAISKELPKIDDLLHAVFWKWRGRRPYSSQINTLIAALLRIEKEIEAEEVRMAQKDDREINFSW